In one window of Gossypium hirsutum isolate 1008001.06 chromosome A01, Gossypium_hirsutum_v2.1, whole genome shotgun sequence DNA:
- the LOC107925851 gene encoding beta-glucosidase BoGH3B encodes MKSNTTMSRKSVSLVGLVILCCHASLTEQRLQGIFKDPKEPIDERVKDLLGKMNLEEKVGQMTQIERKNASAEVLKSYFIGSVLSGGGSTPKVNATVKEWVDMVNGMQQASLSTRLGIPMIYGIDAVHGHNNVMNATIFPHNVGLGVTRDPQLLKEIGAATALEVRATGIPYAFTPCIAVCRDPRWGRCYESYSEDHRIVQQLTEIIDGLQGEAKTDMKGMPYVNGKTKVAGSSKHYVGDGGTVKGINENNTIVDDSALYGMHMAAYVNSVAKGIATIMASYSSINGVKMHAHKQLLTDYLKGKLGFKGFIISDWEGIDRITSPAHSNYSYSIQASINAGIDMVMVPYNYTEFYDGLIDLVKKNAIPMSRIDDAVSRILRVKFAMGLFENPLGDYSLINEVGSQKHRELARQAVRKSLVLLKNGKPGNPPILPLPKNAGKIVVAGSHANNLGYQCGGWTIEWQGVSGNNWTAGTTILDGIKATVDKRTKVVYKKKPSDTYSSKGKMDYGIVVVGEVPYAETNGDSQNLTIPAPGPAVIENVCKETKCVVIIVSGRPVVIEPYVDKIDALVAAWLPGSEGQGVADVLFGDYGFTGKLARTWFKRVDQLPMNYGDPKYDPLFPFGFGLETKPIPPTKKPEL; translated from the exons ATGAAATCTAATACAACGATGAGCAGAAAGTCAGTTTCCCTAGTGGGACTTGTGATACTGTGCTGCCATGCTTCACTGACTGAGCAGCGACTGCAGGGCATATTCAAAGATCCAAAGGAACCAATTGACGAAAGGGTTAAAGACCTTTTGGGGAAGATGAACCTAGAAGAAAAGGTCGGGCAAATGACGCAAATCGAACGTAAAAATGCGTCGGCAGAAGTCCTCAAGAGTTACTTCATTGGTAGTGTCTTGAGTGGTGGAGGAAGTACACCCAAGGTAAACGCTACTGTGAAAGAGTGGGTGGACATGGTGAATGGCATGCAACAGGCTTCTCTTTCCACTCGTCTTGGTATTCCAATGATCTATGGAATTGATGCTGTTCATGGCCATAACAATGTTATGAATGCAACCATTTTCCCACATAATGTTGGCCTTGGTGTAACCAGGGATCCCCAACTTCTTAAAGAGATTGGAGCTGCAACTGCACTCGAAGTTCGAGCCACTGGCATTCCTTATGCTTTTACCCCCTGCATTGCT gttTGCAGAGATCCTAGATGGGGCCGATGTTATGAGAGCTATAGTGAAGACCACAGAATTGTCCAACAGCTGACTGAGATCATCGATGGGTTACAAGGAGAAGCCAAAACTGACATGAAGGGCATGCCATATGTTAATGGGAA AACAAAAGTAGCAGGTAGTTCCAAACACTACGTTGGTGATGGCGGCACCGTCAAAGGCATTAACGAGAACAACACCATCGTGGACGACTCAGCCTTGTATGGCATGCATATGGCTGCTTACGTTAATTCAGTAGCCAAGGGTATTGCCACCATCATGGCTTCTTATTCAAGTATTAACGGAGTTAAGATGCATGCTCATAAACAGCTGCTTACAGACTACCTTAAAGGCAAACTTGGTTTCAAG GGTTTCATCATCTCGGATTGGGAAGGAATCGACAGGATCACCTCTCCCGCACATTCCAACTACAGTTATtcaattcaagcttcaataaatGCTGGTATTGACATG GTTATGGTTCCTTACAACTACACAGAATTTTATGATGGCTTGATTGATTTGGTTAAGAAGAATGCAATTCCAATGAGCCGAATTGACGACGCCGTGTCGAGAATATTGCGTGTTAAGTTCGCCATGGGACTCTTTGAAAATCCCTTAGGTGATTACAGTTTAATTAACGAGGTTGGGTCACAG AAGCATAGAGAATTGGCAAGGCAAGCAGTGAGGAAATCACTTGTACTATTGAAAAATGGAAAGCCAGGAAATCCACCTATTTTGCCTCTCCCAAAGAATGCTGGCAAGATAGTTGTTGCAGGATCCCATGCTAACAATTTGGGCTATCAGTGCGGTGGTTGGACTATAGAATGGCAAGGAGTCAGTGGGAACAACTGGACTGCAG GAACCACCATCCTGGACGGCATCAAAGCCACTGTTGACAAACGCACCAAAGTGGTTTACAAGAAGAAACCTAGCGATACCTACTCTAGCAAGGGAAAGATGGACTATGGGATAGTGGTGGTTGGTGAGGTACCTTACGCAGAGACAAATGGTGATAGCCAAAACTTGACCATCCCTGCTCCAGGTCCGGCAGTGATCGAGAACGTTTGCAAGGAAACCAAATGCGTGGTTATCATCGTGTCAGGGCGTCCGGTTGTGATAGAGCCATATGTTGACAAGATAGACGCCCTGGTAGCGGCTTGGCTACCTGGAAGTGAAGGACAAGGGGTGGCTGATGTCCTATTTGGTGACTATGGATTCACAGGCAAGCTAGCTCGTACTTGGTTTAAGAGAGTAGATCAGCTTCCTATGAATTATGGGGATCCCAAATATGATCCACTTTTTCCTTTCGGTTTTGGACTTGAGACTAAGCCCATCCCTCCCACTAAAAAACCTGAgttataa
- the LOC107925861 gene encoding heavy metal-associated isoprenylated plant protein 24 encodes MGVEGTLEYISDLLSSVKKKKKKKQIQTVALKIRMDCEGCARKVKKVLSGVKGAKSVDVDLKQQKATVTGYVEAKKVLAAAQSTKKKVELWPYVPYTLVANPYVAQAYDKKAPPNHVRKVPASATVSETTIDNRYTNLFSDDNPNACSIM; translated from the exons ATGGGAGTAGAAGGCACCTTGGAATACATCTCTGATTTGCTTAGCAgcgtgaagaagaagaagaagaagaagcaaattCAAACTGTAGCTCTCAAAATCAGGATGGATTGTGAAGGTTGTGCTCGTAAGGTCAAGAAGGTCCTCTCCGGCGTAAAGG GGGCAAAGTCTGTGGACGTGGACTTAAAACAACAAAAGGCCACCGTGACGGGTTACGTAGAGGCAAAGAAAGTACTGGCGGCTGCGCAGTCAACCAAGAAGAAGGTGGAATTGTGGCCTTATGTGCCTTACACTCTGGTGGCTAATCCTTATGTGGCTCAAGCTTACGACAAGAAAGCTCCTCCCAATCATGTCAGGAAGGTTCCGGCCAGTGCCACCGTTTCTGAGACCACCATTGACAACCGCTACACCAACTTGTTCAGTGATGATAACCCTAATGCTTGCTCCATCATGTAa